In a genomic window of Corvus hawaiiensis isolate bCorHaw1 chromosome Z, bCorHaw1.pri.cur, whole genome shotgun sequence:
- the LOC125320005 gene encoding relaxin-3-like, whose product MGMAKLRLLCAAVALLCAAAPGQPGAVLPAGEGDGYGVKLCGREFIRAVIFTCGGSRWKRLSLLAVEPAPAADSAQTASNKLLGSFNLQSVLDPEVEQLQRSSPFLGWETFKDLYSLNYYNEYAPVAGDLKKLVRQVEEAVQNDRGGTGNANPMESSSYLWARYPRRKRESLGLAGMCCKWGCTKAEISTICRV is encoded by the exons ATGGGGATGGCCAAGCTGCGACTGCTGTGCGCCGCCGTGGCACTGCTGTGTGCCGCAGCGCCGGGGCAGCCCGGAGCCGTGCTGCCCGCGGGCGAGGGGGACGGGTACGGGGTGAAGCTGTGCGGCCGCGAGTTCATCCGCGCCGTCATCTTCACCTGCGGCGGGTCCCGCTGGAAGCGGCTCTCCCTGCTGGCGGTGGAGCCAGCGCCCGCGGCCG ATTCTGCACAAACAGCAAGTAACAAACTCCTGGGAAGCTTCAACCTGCAATCAGTTTTGGATCCTGAagtggagcagctgcagagaagcaGCCCATTTCTTGGATGGGAGACGTTTAAGGACTTGTATAGTTTAAATTACTATAATGAATATGCACCTGTGGCAGGTGACTTAAAAAAACTTGTTCGTCAGGTAGAGGAAGCTGTTCAAAATGACAGGGGAGGAACAGGAAATGCAAATCCCATGGAATCAAGCAGCTACCTTTGGGCCAGGTATCCCAGAAGAAAAAGGGAGTCTCTGGGTTTGGCAGGAATGTGTTGTAAATGGGGCTGTACAAAAGCTGAAATTAGTACCATATGCAGAGTTTAA